GTCACTCTTTCATTTTGGAGCCTTCTCAATCAACTGAGGTCTCAAATTTGAGAGTTGGTACACAATTTTGATGTGCCTATTGGGTTTGGGCTTCCTTAAATGTGTTATGCTCCATATGGTTTCAACCCTTTGGATTGATTGAGGCCACCATTTGCGTGGTGGATCCCTATAGGTAGTAGGACGGGGCACCCAAAGTGGCTGGACCATGCCAGGTGTTATACCGGTAGCTTCAGGTGAgacataagagcatggttaataagagAGCCGGCTGTTGGCTATATGCCAAGGCCATGTCACATACAGCCTTCATTACAGCCCACTTGTACAATAGATTGACTATACACTGGCTATTAGAATGACTATAGTAATCAATGTTTGCATGTTTATGAAGACAAGGAAGCTCACCTGATTGGGAGAGAAGAAAGAACGCCCAGCTTTTTACCTTGCACACGGCTGCATGTGGGTTACTTTTTCTTGTTTCTAGAGCTAGAGCCGGCGATGAGTGAAGCGCCCGCTTCCTTCTTTTTCTTCCCTTCTCTCTCTTCCAGCTaggatattgatgatgtggaatgGCTTATAGCCTGCTAATTAGgacttattgtacttgctctaagagcACAACCTGCTGCTCATCATGCCGGACAACGACCACCCATTCGCCACACTTGCCAATAGGAACGACGGTGTGGCAAGACAACAACGCTCTACATGGAATTCGTCCCCGCAGACCTGGTGCCACCGATGGAGGTGAAGAAGGATGGGGTGGAGAGGAAGGcggtggcttgaaagaaggtcgagGTGGGTAAGATGAACAATCAGTGATGACAGAACGCGAGGCAAGGCCACACCCGCTTCACGCACCATGGAAGCGAGAGCAAAACTTAAGGGACATGTCTATGTATTAGTCGTTTGGGGCAGTTGATCCGCTCTGAGTCATTGAATGCAAGATGAATGGCTAGATCACCTTCGACCTCCTGCCCTCATGTTCATCTCTTTCCCAAAACCACCCCATGTGCGTACGACCGGCACAACCGTCTGCCTCACTGCACCACCCTCCCCCATCGTTGCCCACTGCTGCACTTGCGCCGCCTTGCCATCCCTCTAAACCGGCGACCACCAGTTTTTTTCCTGACGAGCCTGCACCCacaggatccggcttgcctgctcccttcccatgctcccatccgtgctcccacttcatcctacggctgtctttttttcttttctctttctaatctaatcatcccccccctgattttaagggatggggccgggccttattttgttccaatcaaaacaAGCCACATACGCGGGAGCATGAGTGGGCACACGTCGGGGGAGAAGGCAAGTCTCCGCTTGCTCGCTGTCAGATGGCGGCGCCGGTCTACAGCCAAACTAAAACTGAAGAAAACCAGATGAGAAAATAAACCGGCCGCAGTGTGCAGTCAACACTGAAAAGTGGGTCCAAGGTGTCACAACCAAAAAATAAGAAGGTaaagtttttttttttgcgggtaaaaggTAAAGGTCACAACTGACAAGTTTGCTTACAGTCAAAAAATATGAACTTCCAATTAAGTTCGGTTGTGAAACGAGGCGGCGTTGTTGTCATTTCTGAGAGCTCGCAGTAATGGCAGCAATGCATGCGTCCCCTCGCGCACCGGTCGACAACTTCCCCACTTAACCCCTTCCTCAGTAAATAAAAGTAGGACAGTAGTCGTTGGCTCACTGCCTACCCGTGGTTACTCCATTGGCAGCTAGTAATTTGGTTGGAGGGGAAAGTTGGGGTTTTTCGAGACGAGAGCTACGAGAGATGCAGCGGCGTTGTGGGGTTCGCCGGCGTTCCGCCCGGCTGCTAGCACTTGGAGGAGGCGGACCGGATCTCATCAGCGCGCTCCCCGAAGACCTGCTCCTCCTCATCCTCGCCCGCCTCCCCTGCGCCAGCGCCGCCGCGCGCACCGGCCTCCTCTCCCGCCGGTGGCGTAGCCTCTGGCCCCGCCTCCGCCAGATCGTCTTCCGCGACGTCCCGCTCCGCTCGCTCGAAGCGGTGCTGGGCCGCCTCCCTCGTCCCCCGCCCGTTGTTTGCCTCCTCCACATCCGCGTCCCCAAGTGCGTCCCCAAGGAGCAGCGGGCCGACGAGGCCAGCGTCAAGTCGCTGCTCCGCGCCGCGGCGCTGCTCGAGCCGGAGAAGTTCGTCTTTGAGCTCCCCTCGGAGTTAGTCGCCGGCTCCCTCGTCGTCAACCTGCCCCTCTTCCACCGCGCCACCTCCATCGTTCTGGACCTTCGCTCCGTCTTCCTCCGGGTGCCAGCCGGCGCCGAGTTCACCGCACTCGAGGCGCTGTCCCTCTCCTACTGCACCGTTGGCATTGGCCgcttgctctcctgctgcccgcgcCTGCGCAAGCTCTGCCTCGCCAGGGTTTCTTTCAATAAGGGCGACCTGACGGTCAAATCGTCGTCGCTGCAGGAGCTTCTCCTGGAGGGCCATGGCGAGCAGGAGGGCCATGACGGTCAAATCGTCGTCGCTGCAGGAGCTTCTCTGATAAACTATCGACATCGAAACCCCCGCGCTTAAGCAATTAATCATATCCTTTTCCACTCCGGATGACATTTCCGTCTTGGCACCCATGGTGGAGATGGTTTGGTGGAACTGCTACTTCAGGGTGCATGTTATGTTTGATCTTTGGCGACTCCAGCAGGTGACACTAATGACGGCAGAGGGACAAGGACAGCTCTGTTCGCTGCACATCGATGCTTACGCCGTTCGTCCCTTCTCCTGCTCAATTTTCTGCATTCTCAAACTATGAATTTTCTGCATTCTCCAACTATGAATTTTCCGCACATTGATACTGCCAAATTGTTTTTTCAGAGACTGTCTTTTTTTCACGGTAAAATGGACGCCTTTACTGAGGAGATAGAGAAGCATATGATTGTCAAGTTTTCTGTTTTGGAGCTACGTCTCGCAACAAACGGACATGGTTTTGGAGCACTCGTCTTTCATCTCCTAGGGATGAATCGAATTCGTCGTGCTACGCGGAGGCTCAGGATCGCCCTAGAGAAAACAATGGTAATTTTCCACTCTGTTTCTCTCCCCCAATATTACATTCTCTAGTAAATAGTTC
The Triticum dicoccoides isolate Atlit2015 ecotype Zavitan unplaced genomic scaffold, WEW_v2.0 scaffold96411, whole genome shotgun sequence genome window above contains:
- the LOC119348531 gene encoding uncharacterized protein LOC119348531: MQRRCGVRRRSARLLALGGGGPDLISALPEDLLLLILARLPCASAAARTGLLSRRWRSLWPRLRQIVFRDVPLRSLEAVLGRLPRPPPVVCLLHIRVPKCVPKEQRADEASVKSLLRAAALLEPEKFVFELPSELVAGSLVVNLPLFHRATSIVLDLRSVFLRVPAGAEFTALEALSLSYCTVGIGRLLSCCPRLRKLCLARVSFNKGDLTVKSSSLQELLLEGHGEQEGQTIDIETPALKQLIISFSTPDDISVLAPMVEMVWWNCYFRVHVMFDLWRLQQVTLMTAEGQGQLCSLHIDAYARLSFFHGKMDAFTEEIEKHMIVKFSVLELRLATNGHGFGALVFHLLGMNRIRRATRRLRIALEKTMVNEECPFDCPCEPEGWRSNTISLTALEEVEINGFGGDDHEHEFLKLIFKCAPMLKRMIVKLSDEASSSNYGCTEVYNIFKACSSVEVYVYLSSGLMLGWQNCPLE